ACTCTTGTCTTTGGCCCGTAACTTCATTTCATCAAAAGTATCACTCATATCAGTGTAGCCAAGTTCGTCAAGCCTGATCGCTTTCGGATCATTGGAAGAAATGACAACAACTGCAACCTTCTGAGCTTTAAAATCAGATGACAGCGCCTTAATCCTGTCTTCATAAGCCTGCGCCGTAGGACAATGATTACACGAAAAGACAATGGCCAGGATAGGTGCTTCCGCAAAACTCTTCAAGGAGTAAATTTTGTCATCCACACCTTTCAAACGAAAATCAGGTGCGGCAGAACCTATGGCCAATGTTTTAGCGCCCTGTGCCACAGCAAGATTGGCGAGTAATACAACACAAATTGCAACGTTCAGATATATACGCATAAAGCCAGACATTAAGTTTGATATTACTATATCAATAAACACTTTTAATTAAAGTATTTACTGATATAATTATATCAAAGTTTAAGCTTTTTTTATCTGATTTTTGCAGTTTCTTCTGGCCATTTTACAGGTTCCAATTCCGATTCAAGGAAAGGTTCTGTGACAAGGGCGTTGTTTTTATTGATCCAGTTACACCAGACCTTGCCATTGTACTTTCTTGGCGCGGTGTTAATTCCCCAACCGGTGGTTACTCCTTCTGTTACTTCGGTTTGATATTCGTCAATTTGCATTAACTGGCTGCTGCCCTTCTTTTTTACCCAATCGTCTTTGATGTACTTAGGATTAAATAGCATGATATAAAGGTTTTTAGTTTAAGTGCTACCCCTTATAACAGTTCTCTTAACGTCGAATTTATTTATGATACTAACGACGTAAAAGAAAATATCATACCAGTCTCTCAAAATTTTTCTATTATTCGAAAAGTTTTTCAAGCGGGCTGATTTATCTAAAATACTAATTATCAAGCAAAAGCGGTTGATATAAATTTTCTATTAATATATAAATGTGGATTTTGACGAAAATTCGAATTAAATTATAGAATTAATATTACATGTCAGTAATATTAATTCTATAATTTCCTTTGTTTTTTAATTTTCCTGTTCTACTTTTACATCACTTATTTTACAAGTGTAGAGGAGGGTTAAAATGAGCAAAAGGGCCTTGATATTATCAAGGCTTTTTATTTTTTACCGCATCGGTTATCCCATTTTGTGGTAAATTTCGCTGGTGTGAAACAAAAAAAGTGGACAAAATGCCCACTTTAACAGTGTATGAAGTGTAGAAGTATTATTTAATAACGGGTATTGCCCAGAACAAACTAACCTGAATTACGCTGCTTTTAAAATCAGGGTCGATGTTATTGCCCGAAAAATCCCCAACCTTAGACAAACCAGCAATATAACGGGCACCTATACCCAATCCGATCGGCGACTGATAGCCTAAGCCAGCTCCTGCGGCCAGGTCAAGATTTTTTGCAAAATGATCAAAGGTTTGATTAGGAATGTCCTCACTCGTACGGAATGAAAATTGAGGTCCCACCTCAATGTAAAATCCACCAGTTGTTTTTAATTTAAACATGACAGGCACACCTACATAATTGGTCTTATATTTTACCCCGTCCAAATTACCATTATTCAGTTTTGCTCCTTGTGTCGAAAAAAGTACTTCCGGCTGAATGGCAAAATGCTGCCCAATCCCAAATTGTAAAAGTCCACCCAAATGGAAACCTACAAGCGCATCAGATTCAATATTTCCTCCTGTGTAATTGCTGACATTAACTCCGACCTTCGGACCAAAACTGAAAGATTGCGCAAAAGTGAATGTACTAACAGCACAAAGCATCATCAGTGTTAACGATAATTTTTTCATGTGGTTTTTAATTAAAAGTGTAAAAAGAATATAGATTTTGAGGAACTGAGAAAAAATTATGCCAGTTACAAAATTACCCTTTACACAATAAATTCAACAGCCGACAGTTTCAAAATTTGACTTGCAAGGTTTCATTTCCGGTTGAATCTGTAAAGTGTTTAGAATTAATTATTTAACCTATTTTATACATAGGCAAAATTTGACTGAACATAAGAGATGATTATGCCACAGCTTATTTTACTTCTGATCTGTATCCTTTGTTTGTCGCCTTATAAAGATGATAATGCCCTGCCGTAGAATTATTTGTTCGCTCAAATCTGCGATAAAAATTGTATTGCAAATACTACAAACAGTGTCAACACAACCGTAGCTGCTGTGCTTGCTCAAAGTTTTGTGACCGTAGTCGGAACGCAGGATTCAGACAATGCCAAGACAAGTCTGAGAATTATTTTCCCGGAAAATATCAGTCTTAACCAGGAAACTGATTTTAATCCCGCCCACAAAATTGTTCTGGCTTATACAGTAAATGATACGGAAGGTTACGTTGTGGATCCTGACAAAGGAGTTTTGGGAAAGTTAACGGTCATAAGCCTTGACAAAGACAAAATATTGTTGAACGGTCCTTTTCTGGTAAGGCAATAAATTACCAAAATGGCAACAAAATCCTGAACAGCAACGGGCGGTCCCGTTCAAAATTATAAATAACCCAGGTCACAGCTCCGCCGCCCGGAAAAAATTAAATTCTAAATTAAAAAATGGATGCTGGGAGGAAAAACTCCATATCCTGCATCCATTTTTTTCTATTCAGCCAACGAGGCTTTAATCTATTCTGCAAACTTTTTGAAGACACTTGTGGCAATATGGCCGCCAAAACCAAAGGTGTTGCTCATCGCATAATTAACTGTTCTTTTCTGCGCTTCACCCAAAGTCAAATTAAATTTCCCTTCCAGTTCAGGTTCAATTTCAACAGTATTAATGGTTGGAGGAACAATATCATGGATGGTGGACATAATGCACGCAATGGCCTCAACTGCACCCGCTCCGCCCAGTAAGTGACCTGTCATGGATTTTGTTGCACTAATATTAAGGCCGGAATTGAAACCAAAAACGCGTTCAACTGATTTCAATTCACTTGCATCACCCATCGGTGTCGAAGTTGCGTGAACGTTCAGATAATCAATTTCATGCGGCTGCAAATTTGCTTCTGCCAATGCCTCCAAAATACCAAGATAAGCTCCCTCACCTTCCGGATGCGTACCTGTCAGGTGATAGGCGTCCGCAGCCATTCCGCCGCCAACTACCTCACCAAGAATCTGTGCATTGCGTTTTATGGCGTGTTCATAACTTTCCAAAACCAACGCACCCGCGCCTTCACCCATTACGAAACCATCTCTGTTCACATCAAATGGACGAGATGCCCTTGCAGGATCTTCGTTAAAAGTCGACAAAGCCTTTGACGCGTTAAATCCTCCGATTGAGGTTTCATTAATCGGCGCCTCAGAGCCGCCGGTAATAATCATGTCCGCCTTACCCCAACGGATATAATTGAAAGCATCTATTATAGCAGTGTTAGAACTTGCACATGCCGAAACGGTTGTAAAGTTCGGTCCGCGCAAACCGTATTTTATTGAGATGACACCAGATGCGATATCTACAATCATTTTAGGAATAAAATAGGGATTGAAACGTGGTGTTCCATTTCCTTTTGCGAACTCGGATACTTGCTCCTGAAAAGTCTGGATACCGCCGTTACCACTTCCCCAAATCACGCCAATGCGGTTTCTGTTAAGTGTATCAAAATTAATATTTGCATTTTTCACCGCTTCCTCAACCGCTATTAATGCGTATTGAGTAAAAGGATCGTATTTTCTGGCCTCATTCCTTTCAAAAAAATCCTGGGCGTTAATGCCTTTAAGCTCACAGGCAAATTTCGTTTTGAAATGTGTTGTATCAAATTTTGTAATATTTGCTGAACCGCTAACACCGTTTACTAATGATTTCCAAAAATCATCCACGTTGTTTCCGATTGGTGTTAAAGCGCCAAGGCCCGTAATCACCACCCGGTTTAATTCTTTATTAACCTTCATTTTTGAACTCGATTGATTAAAAATATTAGCTTCCTGGTTAGTTTTACAATTTCAAAAGGCGAAATTAAAATTTGTTTGCACTAATACCTTTTAAAATAAATTTGCTGAAATAAAAAACAAACTTACCGAACGATCGGTAAAATAAAAATTATTTTACGCTTTTCTTTTCAGGAAATCCAAGAAGCTGTGGAATAGCCGCAATACTTGTTTTGAAAATATCATTATCGTTCATGGCTCTTGAAATAACCAGTGAACCCTGAATATTGACAATTGCCTGCATTCCTTTCGTTTTGGCCATACGCTCATCCATACCATTTTCAACAGCTATTTTTGTAAAACTTTCACTCAAAATAGTAAAACAACTTGCAATTGAAGATTGAAAGTAAGGCGTTTCAGAGCAGGCGGACAACATCCTGAGCGAACAATTCCTTGCCCCATCCTCAAATAAGTTGCTGATTCCCAGTAAAGCTATTTGAAGTCTTTCTTCAACGGGCAGGTTTTCCTGTTCAATAACAAACTGAACATTTTCCAAAAACCATATCTCTACTTTTTTCAAAACATGCGCCGCCATATCTTTTTTCCCACCTGGAAAACGATGATAAAGACTGGCTTTTTTTAATCCCGTAGCCTGAGATAATAACTCCATAGATGCGCCGTCATACCCGAAACGCGTAAATACGTCGGATAACTTTCGGTCTACATCTTTTGGAAAAACTTTGGTCACTGGCATAATTATTCCTTTTACCGATTGTTCGGTAAAATTAAATAATTTTTACTCTACAATCCAGCGGTTTAAATTATTGTATTTTCCTTCCAACACGATTTTGTAAAATTTCGAAGGAATTTTGGATACATCAATATCTGCTTTTTCACTTGCTGCGGGAACCTCATCCATAAAAAAATAGAGATCCCTCCCTCCTTTTTCAAAGTGATTAGTCGTTGTAAGCCAGATTTTAACGGTTCCTTCTTTATCAGAGGCTTTCCAGTTCACATTAATCTTGCCAGCTTCTTTTTTTGCTGCCGGATTAAGGATGGAAATTTTTCCTGTCAACGAAACACCATCAATTTCAAAAGCCTGTTCTTTTGGAAAATTCACGTCCATGTGACGGGCAACAGTCGGCATAATGTCAACAATTCCCGGATTTGATTTAAAATTAGTATTCAGATCCTTTGCATTAGTAACAATCCAGGTGCTTCTTTCTCTGTCTGATTGACCGCCATGTCCTTTTCCGGTTTTTGGATCGCGGCCATGATCTGTTGTAATCACGATCAGCCAATCCTCTCCGAAATTTCTCTCGCGATATTTAACTGCTTCCCACAAACGCCCCATCTGGTTATCCATCATTTTAATCGCTTCGTGAAACTGGTCGCTGTCGCCATACCGGTGTCCCATATCGTCTGTATATTCCAGATAAACCCAGGACAGATCCGGCGCATTATTTTTAATGGTTTTAGCAGCTTCTTCAACCACTTTTTCGTCAATCTGATGCATGTAAGCTTTCAGCTTGTCGTGCGGAAAATGAATGGTGTCCAGTTCAAAACCGTCAAACGGAAAATCAGTTCTTAGCTTATCCGTTTGGGGCAAACCGTCACCGACAAGCTTGGTCCGGTTATCAAGCCAGGAAGAAAAAACTGCGCTGCGTTTGTTCGGATACTGTTCTTTGAAAAATCTGAAAATAGTCCAGTAATTATAGTTCGGATCTTTTATATCATTGTCCCAGACATTGTGTTTATTGACCCAGGTACCCGTCAGCAAACTGTTATAACCTACTGCGGAAATGGTCGGAGTTTGTGAATATGCATTTTTATCACCACCAACATGTGCGTGGGTATATCCTCCTGTTTTTGAAATAGCATCAATATTCGGCCTCGGAATACTTTCCAATGCATCAGACGAAATTCCGTCAACTATTACAAAAACCGTTTTTTTGACCTTGGATTGAGCGGAAACTGAAAAATTTTGAAAAGTTAATAGCAGCGAAAAAACACCAACGAATACTGACTTCATGTTAGAATTTAAAAATTAAGTTTAGGATATCACCCGAAATTAATCATTAAAATCACAGCGCAAAAATCCTGGCCGGGAATGCAATTAATTTTATGATAACATAATAAACGGGAAAACTTATACGCACCTGGTGGCATCATATAAACTTTCCCGTTTTGACTTTTCACTTCTCTGAGATCAATAATCTGATCTCAGTTCTATTTTATTTTTATGGCTATTTCTTTATTCTAAACTTCAAAAATCAATTGTTCATCGCGGTCGGAAATAGGAATTTTTCTGATGAAATTATCATAACCTTCTTCTCCGCCATGATCGCTGTAAACGCCGTAAGTATCAAGACTATAACCCGTCAGGCCATCATTT
The nucleotide sequence above comes from Dyadobacter subterraneus. Encoded proteins:
- a CDS encoding porin family protein — protein: MKKLSLTLMMLCAVSTFTFAQSFSFGPKVGVNVSNYTGGNIESDALVGFHLGGLLQFGIGQHFAIQPEVLFSTQGAKLNNGNLDGVKYKTNYVGVPVMFKLKTTGGFYIEVGPQFSFRTSEDIPNQTFDHFAKNLDLAAGAGLGYQSPIGLGIGARYIAGLSKVGDFSGNNIDPDFKSSVIQVSLFWAIPVIK
- the fabF gene encoding beta-ketoacyl-ACP synthase II, translated to MKVNKELNRVVITGLGALTPIGNNVDDFWKSLVNGVSGSANITKFDTTHFKTKFACELKGINAQDFFERNEARKYDPFTQYALIAVEEAVKNANINFDTLNRNRIGVIWGSGNGGIQTFQEQVSEFAKGNGTPRFNPYFIPKMIVDIASGVISIKYGLRGPNFTTVSACASSNTAIIDAFNYIRWGKADMIITGGSEAPINETSIGGFNASKALSTFNEDPARASRPFDVNRDGFVMGEGAGALVLESYEHAIKRNAQILGEVVGGGMAADAYHLTGTHPEGEGAYLGILEALAEANLQPHEIDYLNVHATSTPMGDASELKSVERVFGFNSGLNISATKSMTGHLLGGAGAVEAIACIMSTIHDIVPPTINTVEIEPELEGKFNLTLGEAQKRTVNYAMSNTFGFGGHIATSVFKKFAE
- a CDS encoding TetR/AcrR family transcriptional regulator, with product MPVTKVFPKDVDRKLSDVFTRFGYDGASMELLSQATGLKKASLYHRFPGGKKDMAAHVLKKVEIWFLENVQFVIEQENLPVEERLQIALLGISNLFEDGARNCSLRMLSACSETPYFQSSIASCFTILSESFTKIAVENGMDERMAKTKGMQAIVNIQGSLVISRAMNDNDIFKTSIAAIPQLLGFPEKKSVK
- a CDS encoding alkaline phosphatase family protein, translating into MKSVFVGVFSLLLTFQNFSVSAQSKVKKTVFVIVDGISSDALESIPRPNIDAISKTGGYTHAHVGGDKNAYSQTPTISAVGYNSLLTGTWVNKHNVWDNDIKDPNYNYWTIFRFFKEQYPNKRSAVFSSWLDNRTKLVGDGLPQTDKLRTDFPFDGFELDTIHFPHDKLKAYMHQIDEKVVEEAAKTIKNNAPDLSWVYLEYTDDMGHRYGDSDQFHEAIKMMDNQMGRLWEAVKYRERNFGEDWLIVITTDHGRDPKTGKGHGGQSDRERSTWIVTNAKDLNTNFKSNPGIVDIMPTVARHMDVNFPKEQAFEIDGVSLTGKISILNPAAKKEAGKINVNWKASDKEGTVKIWLTTTNHFEKGGRDLYFFMDEVPAASEKADIDVSKIPSKFYKIVLEGKYNNLNRWIVE